Below is a window of Virgibacillus sp. NKC19-3 DNA.
GGTATCCTCTGCCATAAATTACACCATCCCCATTAAGTATACAACTGTGAAAATAAATACCCATACAACATCAATGAAGTGCCAGTATAGACTGAATGTATTAAACTTTGGAGCATTATATAAATTCAAGCCTCTTTTAGCATTACGAACCATTAACGTAATCAGCCAGCTCAAACCAAAGGCTACGTGGCCTCCATGAAATCCAACCAATGCGTAAAAGGCAGAGCCAAAAGCTGACGAACGGAAAGTGAAACCATAATCCGTAATATAATGGGCAAACTCATAGACCTCACATGCCAGGAAACCAATTCCAAGCAGAGCTGTTATTCCCAGCCATAGCTGCATCTTTTTAAAGTTATTATTTTTCATATGATACATTGCATATACACTAGTTAATGAACTTGTTAGTAGCATGACAGTCATAAGGAAAACGAGTTCCAAACCAAATATGTCATGTGAAGACGGCCCATCCGCCGTTGAGTTATTCAACGCGAGATAGGTCCCGAACAAACTTGCGAAAAGAACTGTTTCACCGCCAAGGAAGAACCACAAACCCAAAAATTTATTTCTTCCCTCAAGAGTAGCCTTTTCTGGTTCTTGTGGCATTGTTTCTGGATTTAAGGAATGATCGTGACTCATCTTAGTCAGCCTCCCTTTCTAGTTCTTCTTTTGTAATATGGTGTCCATGATCATCTTTCAACGATCTAAACGCCATAGCGCCAAGTGCTATTGCCATACCAACATAAACCGCACTTAGCCATGCACTATGATCCACTTGATAAATAAATCCGAAACCGGCGATAAAGAATCCAACTGACATAATAAATGGTACTATGGTCGAATTCGGCATATGGATATCATCTAATGGCTCTGCAGCGGTCATTTTACCTTTGCCCTCCATTTTTTCAATCCATAAAGGATCCAGTCCACGGACCAACGGTTCTTGTTTAAAGTTATAGTGTGGCGGTGGCGATGGTATGGACCATTCCAGCGAACGACCATCCCAAGGATCAGCTGGTGCTTTTTTGGATTTTATAGTGTAAAAAATATTAATTAAAAATACAATTACACCAATGGACATTAAAAATGCACCAATCGAACTGACTAAGTTACCAGTGTCTAATCCTTGCTCTTCTAGAAACACCCAATAACGACGAGGCATCCCCATTAATCCAAGGAAATGCTGAACGAAAAATGTCAAATGAAACCCAATAAAGAATGTCCAGAACGTGATTTTGCCCATACCTTCATGCAGAATTCTTCCAAACATTTTAGGCCACCAGTAATGCAGTGCGGACATAATTCCAAATACTGTACCACCAACCATTACATAGTGGAAGTGGGCCACAACAAAGTATGTGTCATGATATTGATAATCTGCTACAGCAGATGCAAGCATAACACCCGTCATACCACCAATCGTAAATGTAGGTATGAACCCTAAAGCCCAAAGCATAGAAGAATTAATTGTAATACTTCCACCCCACATGGTTGCCAACCAGTTAAAGATTTTAATTCCTGTAGGTACTGCAATAGCCATTGTTGCAATCGCAAAAATGGAGTTTGCTACAGGGCCCAATCCAACTGTGAACATATGGTGCGCCCATACCATGAATCCTAAAAATGCAATCAACACTGTCGCAAACACCATTGCTGTATAACCAAATAATCTTTTCTTGGAAAATGTTGAAAATACATCACTGAATAAACCAAACGCAGGTAATATTAGAATATAAACCTCAGGGTGACCAAACAGCCAGAACAAATGCTGCCAAATCACTGTATTTCCACCTAAAGCTACATCAAAGAATGCCGAACCAAACATACGGTCAAACATTAATAGAAATAAGTTAACTGTTAATGCAGGGAACGCAAATAATATTAATACACTTGTAATAAATGTAGCCCAAGTAAATAGTGGCATACGCATATAGGTCATTCCCGGCGCACGCATCGTAACAACCGTAACCAGGAAGTTTATACCACCAATTAATGTTCCTGCACCGGAAAGCTGCAATCCCATTACATAAAAATCAATACCGTGTCCCGGTGATTGTAATGATAACGGAGCATATGCAGTCCATCCCGAATCAGGAGCTCCGCCCAAAAACCAACTA
It encodes the following:
- a CDS encoding cytochrome (ubi)quinol oxidase subunit III — encoded protein: MSHDHSLNPETMPQEPEKATLEGRNKFLGLWFFLGGETVLFASLFGTYLALNNSTADGPSSHDIFGLELVFLMTVMLLTSSLTSVYAMYHMKNNNFKKMQLWLGITALLGIGFLACEVYEFAHYITDYGFTFRSSAFGSAFYALVGFHGGHVAFGLSWLITLMVRNAKRGLNLYNAPKFNTFSLYWHFIDVVWVFIFTVVYLMGMV
- the ctaD gene encoding cytochrome c oxidase subunit I, producing the protein MSIAATQKRGFGAVLWDYLTTVDHKKIGILYLIGGGFFFLIGGLEALFVRIQLLVPENDFISAGFYNEMFTMHGTTMIFLAVMPLLIGLMNYIMPLQIGARDVAFPFLNSLGLWLFIFGGVLLNCSWFLGGAPDSGWTAYAPLSLQSPGHGIDFYVMGLQLSGAGTLIGGINFLVTVVTMRAPGMTYMRMPLFTWATFITSVLILFAFPALTVNLFLLMFDRMFGSAFFDVALGGNTVIWQHLFWLFGHPEVYILILPAFGLFSDVFSTFSKKRLFGYTAMVFATVLIAFLGFMVWAHHMFTVGLGPVANSIFAIATMAIAVPTGIKIFNWLATMWGGSITINSSMLWALGFIPTFTIGGMTGVMLASAVADYQYHDTYFVVAHFHYVMVGGTVFGIMSALHYWWPKMFGRILHEGMGKITFWTFFIGFHLTFFVQHFLGLMGMPRRYWVFLEEQGLDTGNLVSSIGAFLMSIGVIVFLINIFYTIKSKKAPADPWDGRSLEWSIPSPPPHYNFKQEPLVRGLDPLWIEKMEGKGKMTAAEPLDDIHMPNSTIVPFIMSVGFFIAGFGFIYQVDHSAWLSAVYVGMAIALGAMAFRSLKDDHGHHITKEELEREAD